A genomic window from Lycium barbarum isolate Lr01 chromosome 4, ASM1917538v2, whole genome shotgun sequence includes:
- the LOC132636527 gene encoding cationic amino acid transporter 8, vacuolar, translated as MTIQEYPQHLKTPLNPSTMEDSPKPQKQYWRFSKQDFFPEPSFHNFSTYKHALTQTPTRIKNRVFSRSTESSELIQLKKESENEMKQCLTWWDLIWLGFGSVVGSGIFSITGQETRLNAGPGIILSYAISGFSALLSVFCYTEFAVDIPIAGGSFSFLRIELGDFVAFIAAGNILLEAIVGAAGLGRSWSSYFASIISKDADFLRIKIGFLADGFNLLDPLAVLVLVLANGVAMTGTRNTSILNMVSSIVSAGVILFIIVVGFIHGKSENLVPFFPFGAGGVFRAAAVVYWSYTGFDMVANLAEETKKPSRDIPLGLVGSMSVISVVYCLMALALTMMVKYTEVDVNAAYSVAFEGIGMNWAKYLVGICALKGMTTSMLVGSMGQSRYTTQIARAHMIPPWFALVHPKTGTPIYATLLTTITSCVLALFTSLDVLSSVFSFSTLSIFMLMAVALLVRRYYVTDVTLKYDLVKFLLCLFVVIGSSIGATVLWSMNEKGWVGYTVTGGFWLLGTLGMAILPKQRHPKVWGVPLVPWIPSLSIGMNIFLIGSLGKAAFYRFIICSAVMLIYYVLVGVHATYDMAHPDKQESVIEEGNESSNQVL; from the coding sequence ATGACAATTCAAGAATATCCTCAACATCTCAAAACTCCACTAAATCCTTCAACAATGGAAGATTCACCAAAACCCCAAAAACAATACTGGCGTTTCAGTAAACAGGATTTCTTCCCAGAACCATCTTTCCACAATTTCTCAACATACAAACACGCCCTTACCCAAACCCCGACCCGAATCAAGAACCGGGTTTTTTCCAGGTCCACAGAATCATCTGAACTAATCCAACTCAAAAAAGAAtcagaaaatgaaatgaaacaaTGCCTTACATGGTGGGACTTAATTTGGCTCGGGTTCGGGTCAGTAGTCGGGTCGGGTATTTTTAGCATAACGGGTCAAGAAACCAGACTCAACGCTGGTCCTGGTATAATTTTATCATATGCTATATCTGGTTTTTCTGCTTTGCTTTCTGTGTTTTGTTACACTGAATTTGCTGTTGATATACCAATAGCTGGTGgttctttttcatttttaagaATAGAGTTAGGTGATTTTGTTGCATTTATAGCTGCTGGTAATATATTATTAGAAGCTATTGTTGGTGCTGCTGGTTTAGGACGTTCTTGGTCATCATATTTTGCTAGTATTATTAGTAAAGATGCTGACTTTTTAAGAATCAAGATTGGTTTTTTAGCTGATGGTTTTAATTTATTAGACCCTTTAGCTGTTTTAGTACTTGTATTAGCTAATGGGGTTGCTATGACTGGTACAAGAAATACATCTATTTTGAATATGGTAAGTTCTATAGTTAGTGCTGGTGTTATTTTGTTTATTATAGTTGTGGGGTTTATTCATGGGAAGAGTGAGAATTTGGTACCTTTTTTCCCTTTTGGTGCTGGTGGTGTATTTAGAGCTGCAGCTGTTGTGTATTGGTCGTATACGGGTTTCGATATGGTTGCTAATTTGGCTGAAGAGACTAAGAAACCGTCGAGGGATATACCGTTGGGGTTAGTAGGGTCGATGTCGGTGATATCTGTTGTTTATTGTTTGATGGCGTTGGCATTGACGATGATGGTTAAGTATACCGAAGTGGATGTGAATGCTGCGTATTCGGTTGCGTTTGAGGGGATTGGTATGAATTGGGCTAAGTATTTGGTGGGGATTTGTGCACTTAAGGGAATGACTACGAGTATGCTTGTTGGGTCGATGGGGCAATCTCGATACACGACTCAGATTGCCAGAGcacatatgattccaccgtggtTCGCTTTGGTTCACCCGAAAACAGGGACGCCAATTTACGCTACTCTTTTGACGACTATAACTAGTTGCGTTCTCGCTTTGTTCACGAGCTTGGATGTCTTGTCTAGCGTGTTCTCGTTTAGTACGCTTTCCATTTTCATGCTTATGGCTGTTGCGTTGCTCGTTAGACGATACTACGTTACGGATGTTACTTTGAAGTACGATTTGGTCAAATTTCTTCTGTGCTTGTTCGTGGTAATTGGTTCGTCAATTGGAGCAACGGTTCTTTGGAGTATGAACGAAAAAGGTTGGGTCGGGTATACTGTAACTGGCGGTTTTTGGTTGTTGGGCACTTTAGGGATGGCAATACTTCCAAAACAAAGACATCCTAAAGTTTGGGGTGTGCCACTTGTTCCATGGATACCGTCATTGTCAATTGGGATGAATATATTTTTGATAGGTTCCTTGGGTAAGGCGGCGTTTTATCGGTTCATCATATGCAGTGCTGTAATGCTAATTTACTACGTACTTGTTGGTGTCCATGCAACATATGATATGGCTCATCCCGATAAACAGGAGTCCGTTATTGAAGAGGGGAATGAAAGTTCCAATCAAGTGTTATAG
- the LOC132636528 gene encoding interactor of constitutive active ROPs 4-like: MPRLRGSDMPQRQSPRVPSLLRTLSSDSDKRSPKVGDRKSPRGAQSDPQNQRKLGTRIADLDTQLGQAQEELKDLKDQLESVETAKKAAQEQLEKTKKSTVPEPEEIQEVDVFEVPNGETSQPINEDKQKITTLSPVEPEKPSHEEMALKNEEISLLKAKLEEKEKEFQVYFQENENLKKELNEKTLEISSAKAKTEEMNLKFNQVTQELETTKNDTSKINEKLTVTEKEKEELESEMKKLRVQTEQWRKAADAAAAVLAGEVEINERRRLSERCGSMDYKRYGNIFEPTVGGYGCYMGSPGPIDDSNDGFGHVKRKGSGIKKFGDLWRKKGQK; the protein is encoded by the exons ATGCCAAGATTAAG AGGATCAGACATGCCTCAAAGGCAATCACCTCGAGTTCCTTCGCTACTCAGAACATTAAGCTCTGATTCTGATAAAAGAAGTCCTAAAGTAGGAGATCGTAAATCTCCACGAGGCGCTCAATCTGATCCACAAAATCAAAGGAAACTTGGTACAAGAATTGCAGATTTGGATACCCAACTTGGGCAAGCACAAGAAGAGCTCAAAGATCTTAAGGACCAATTAGAATCAGTTGAAACAGCAAAAAAAGCAGCTCAAGAACAGCTTGAGAAAACCAAGAAATCTACTGTCCCAGAGCCTGAGGAAATCCAAGAAGTTGATGTTTTTGAAGTCCCAAATGGTGAAACTAGCCAGCCCATTAATGAAGATAAGCAAAAGATCACAACTTTATCACCTGTTGAACCAGAGAAACCATCACATGAGGAGATGGCTTTGAAGAATGAAGAAATAAGCTTGTTGAAAGCAAAGttggaagagaaagaaaaagagtTTCAAGTATATTTCCAAGAAAATGAGAACCTGAAGAAGGAACTAAACGAAAAGACTCTGGAAATCTCATCCGCTAAGGCAAAAACAGAGGAAATGAACCTCAAGTTCAACCAAGTTACTCAAGAACTTGAAACAACCAAGAACGACACTTCAAAAATAAACGAGAAGCTCACAGTCACCGAAAAGGAAAAGGAGGAATTAGAAAGTGAGATGAAGAAACTCCGAGTTCAAACAGAACAATGGAGGAAAGCTGCAGATGCTGCAGCAGCCGTGCTGGCAGGGGAAGTGGAGATAAATGAGAGAAGGCGGCTTTCTGAGAGGTGTGGATCAATGGATTATAAGCGTTACGGTAATATATTTGAACCAACAGTTGGAGGATATGGTTGTTACATGGGTTCACCAGGTCCTATCGATGACTCCAATGATGGTTTTGGACATGTGAAGAGAAAAGGCTCCGGTATTAAGAAGTTCGGAGACCTGTGGAGGAAGAAGGGCCAGAAATAA